The following proteins are encoded in a genomic region of Terriglobia bacterium:
- the polX gene encoding DNA polymerase/3'-5' exonuclease PolX, which produces MDNRQIARILRETAQLLEIDGAIIGRYRSYEKAAELVETLPESIAALVNEPEKLKELPGIGERLAEHLKEIVETGDYSLRKKLLKKYPETLLQVLDVQSLGPKKVALLWRTFHVATVADVGKLAREGKLRDLPGFGEKSEQNILKAVEVFQKSSGRFHLHVAEAAAARLVAYIEKAGKGVASVVPAGSLRRGKETVGDLDLLVTLGEGHSAKKQVDALAAHILKFPGIEQTLAHGENKVSFRLDDGMQVDVRLLQKEHFGAALLYFTGSKEHNVALRGRANDMGYTLNEYALATLKGEKPVASRSEEEIYTKLHLDFIPPELRENTGEIAAAEKHHLPKLLRLADIQGDLQMHTTASDGKNSIAEMAGAARALGYAYIAITDHSKAVTVANGLDEKRMAAHIKKIHAADAEGLGLRVLAGAEVDILKDGSLDYSEDLLAQLDVVVCSVHSYMNLERAAMTERMLAAIENPYTQIIAHPTGRLLLRRDAFDYDMEKILEACAKHGVIMECNAYPDRLDLKDVYLRMCKERGVKVVISTDAHSTLNLPYMRYGVTMARRGWLEKGDVINTLPLEKLLAALRGKPGAKAHKRAATRGRH; this is translated from the coding sequence ATGGACAACCGACAGATCGCCCGCATCCTGCGCGAGACGGCGCAATTGCTGGAAATTGACGGCGCCATCATCGGGCGTTACCGCAGCTACGAGAAAGCCGCGGAGCTGGTCGAGACGCTCCCCGAATCCATCGCCGCCCTCGTCAACGAACCGGAGAAACTCAAGGAGCTGCCGGGGATCGGCGAGCGCCTGGCCGAGCACCTGAAGGAGATCGTGGAGACGGGCGACTACAGCCTGCGCAAGAAGCTGCTGAAGAAATATCCGGAGACCCTGCTGCAAGTGCTGGACGTGCAATCACTGGGGCCAAAGAAGGTGGCGCTGCTGTGGCGGACGTTCCATGTGGCCACGGTCGCGGACGTGGGAAAGCTGGCGCGCGAGGGCAAGCTGCGCGATCTGCCGGGGTTCGGGGAAAAAAGCGAACAGAACATCCTGAAGGCCGTGGAAGTCTTCCAGAAGTCGTCAGGGCGTTTTCACCTGCACGTCGCGGAGGCCGCGGCCGCCCGGCTCGTCGCCTATATCGAAAAGGCCGGCAAGGGGGTGGCCTCGGTCGTCCCCGCGGGTTCGCTGCGCCGTGGCAAGGAGACGGTGGGCGACCTGGACCTGCTGGTAACGCTGGGCGAGGGGCATAGCGCGAAGAAACAGGTGGATGCGCTGGCCGCGCACATTCTGAAATTTCCCGGGATCGAACAGACCCTGGCGCACGGGGAAAACAAGGTCAGCTTCAGACTGGACGACGGGATGCAGGTGGACGTGCGCCTGCTGCAAAAAGAGCATTTCGGCGCGGCCCTGCTGTACTTCACCGGGTCGAAAGAGCACAACGTGGCCTTGCGGGGCCGGGCCAACGACATGGGCTACACGCTGAACGAATACGCGCTAGCGACGCTGAAGGGCGAAAAGCCCGTTGCCAGCCGCAGCGAGGAAGAGATTTACACGAAGCTGCACTTGGACTTCATCCCTCCGGAGCTGCGCGAGAACACCGGAGAGATCGCCGCGGCGGAAAAGCATCATCTGCCGAAGCTGCTGCGCCTTGCGGATATCCAGGGCGATCTGCAGATGCACACGACGGCGAGCGACGGAAAAAACTCGATCGCGGAAATGGCCGGGGCGGCGCGGGCGCTGGGCTACGCGTACATTGCCATCACCGACCACAGCAAGGCCGTGACCGTCGCGAACGGGCTGGATGAAAAACGCATGGCCGCGCACATCAAGAAGATTCATGCGGCGGACGCCGAGGGGCTGGGCCTCCGCGTCCTGGCGGGCGCGGAGGTGGACATCCTGAAGGACGGCTCGCTCGACTACAGCGAGGATTTGCTGGCGCAACTCGACGTGGTGGTCTGCTCGGTACATAGCTACATGAACCTGGAGCGCGCGGCCATGACCGAGCGGATGCTGGCGGCGATCGAGAATCCCTACACGCAGATCATCGCGCACCCCACGGGGCGGCTGCTGCTGCGCCGCGACGCCTTCGACTACGACATGGAGAAGATCCTGGAGGCCTGCGCGAAGCACGGCGTGATCATGGAGTGCAACGCCTATCCCGACCGCCTGGACCTGAAGGATGTTTATCTGCGGATGTGCAAGGAGCGCGGGGTCAAAGTAGTGATCTCCACCGACGCGCACAGCACGCTGAACCTGCCCTACATGCGCTACGGGGTGACCATGGCCCGGCGCGGCTGGCTGGAGAAGGGCGACGTCATCAATACCCTCCCGCTGGAAAAGCTGTTGGCCGCGCTGCGCGGCAAACCCGGCGCCAAAGCCCATAAGCGTGCGGCCACCCGGGGCCGCCATTAA